One genomic segment of Schlesneria paludicola DSM 18645 includes these proteins:
- the amaB gene encoding L-piperidine-6-carboxylate dehydrogenase: protein METIPLTLNQLGLSGKPPAVWIGEATHPGTGDSLTSRSPIDGAELAVISAASVRELPQVLSAASEAFLAFRIIPAPVRGEFVRRIGNRFRERKSELAAMISLEAGKITQEALGEVQEVIDICDFAVGLSRQLYGLTIATERPLHRLAEQWHPLGPVGVITAFNFPMAVWAWNAALAWVCGDPVVWKPSEKTPLCALACQAVVASVLREMPEIPPGVSSVIIGQRDIGVAMSDAPELPLISATGSTGMGRAVAQRVATRLGRSLLELGGNNAMIVAPSADLELTVRAIVFSAVGTCGQRCTTLRRLIVHESLANEVIRRLKSIYERLPIGNPLEAGTLVGPLIDEGAWTAMHRALGQATIEGGTVFGGTRQTDGVPVGGVYVRPAIVDFSASKSQSTQGGLTPIPSIVQEETFAPILYVQRYQTFDEAIAIHNSVPQGLASSIMTCDMREAERFCSAAGSDCGIVNVNVGPSGAEIGGAFGGEKATGGGRESGSDSWKSYMRRTTNTINYSTSLPLAQGIQFDL, encoded by the coding sequence ATGGAAACCATCCCACTCACGTTGAACCAGCTGGGCCTGTCCGGAAAACCACCCGCTGTGTGGATCGGAGAGGCGACTCATCCAGGTACGGGAGACTCGTTGACCAGCCGTTCGCCAATTGATGGCGCAGAGCTGGCCGTGATTTCTGCTGCATCGGTACGAGAACTACCACAAGTCCTGAGTGCCGCAAGTGAGGCGTTCCTCGCGTTTCGAATCATCCCCGCACCGGTCCGCGGTGAGTTCGTCCGGCGGATTGGCAACCGATTCCGCGAACGCAAGTCCGAACTCGCAGCGATGATTTCGCTCGAAGCGGGCAAGATCACGCAAGAAGCACTGGGTGAAGTGCAGGAAGTGATCGATATCTGCGACTTCGCCGTGGGATTGAGCCGGCAATTGTATGGACTGACAATCGCTACGGAGCGTCCGCTGCATCGTCTGGCGGAGCAATGGCATCCACTCGGCCCCGTGGGGGTCATTACGGCCTTCAATTTTCCAATGGCCGTCTGGGCCTGGAATGCCGCACTCGCATGGGTATGCGGTGATCCCGTCGTCTGGAAGCCCTCTGAAAAAACGCCGCTTTGTGCATTGGCGTGTCAGGCTGTTGTAGCCAGTGTCCTGCGCGAGATGCCCGAAATTCCGCCCGGCGTATCATCGGTGATAATTGGCCAACGAGACATCGGTGTGGCGATGTCGGACGCCCCGGAACTTCCGTTGATTTCCGCCACCGGTTCTACCGGAATGGGCCGGGCCGTCGCACAGCGTGTCGCGACGCGGTTGGGCCGATCGCTGTTGGAACTAGGCGGCAACAATGCCATGATTGTCGCACCATCCGCAGATCTGGAACTGACCGTTCGTGCGATCGTATTCTCTGCAGTGGGAACATGTGGGCAGCGGTGCACGACGCTGCGTCGCTTGATCGTGCATGAGAGCCTCGCAAACGAAGTCATTCGCCGCTTGAAGTCGATTTACGAACGACTGCCGATTGGCAATCCGCTGGAAGCAGGAACTCTGGTCGGTCCATTGATCGACGAGGGTGCCTGGACGGCCATGCATCGAGCCCTGGGACAGGCGACTATCGAAGGCGGAACGGTTTTCGGAGGGACGCGACAAACCGATGGGGTTCCTGTGGGCGGCGTCTATGTCCGTCCGGCGATCGTCGATTTTTCCGCTTCAAAATCGCAGAGCACACAGGGAGGCCTCACACCCATCCCCAGCATTGTTCAGGAAGAAACCTTCGCACCAATCCTGTATGTGCAGCGATACCAAACCTTCGACGAGGCGATCGCAATTCACAACAGTGTTCCGCAAGGATTGGCCTCGTCCATCATGACCTGTGACATGCGCGAAGCCGAACGATTCTGTTCCGCGGCGGGGTCAGATTGCGGGATCGTCAATGTGAACGTGGGACCCAGCGGGGCCGAGATCGGTGGTGCGTTCGGCGGCGAAAAAGCGACGGGCGGCGGACGCGAATCGGGTTCAGACAGTTGGAAGTCGTATATGCGCCGAACAACCAACACGATCAACTATTCCACCAGCCTGCCACTCGCGCAGGGAATTCAATTCGATTTGTAG
- the hemB gene encoding porphobilinogen synthase, whose protein sequence is MSDLRPSPSGQFPQTRLRRNRRHDWSRRLVRENQLTVDDLIWPVFVQEGTGKRTPISSMPGVERLSIDLLVEAVTNAAKLKIPAVAIFPATDPALKNEDATEAVNPNNLVCRAVRAIKAAKLDLGVICDVALDPYTSHGQDGLVREGYVVNDETLEMLCQQAVVQAQAGCDVIAPSDMMDGRIGAVRRALDQAGFDHVQLLAYSAKYASAFYGPFRDAVGSATSLGQGDKRTYQMDPANTDESLREVALDIAEGADMIMVKPGMPYLDIVRRVKDTFGIPTFAYQVSGEYAMIAAAAQNGWLDRRKAMLESLLAFKRAGADGVLTYFAVETAELLQAST, encoded by the coding sequence ATGAGCGATCTACGTCCTTCGCCATCAGGTCAATTTCCCCAAACACGCCTGCGTCGAAATCGACGCCATGACTGGTCGCGACGACTGGTGAGGGAAAACCAATTGACCGTCGATGACCTGATCTGGCCCGTGTTCGTACAAGAAGGAACCGGTAAACGGACCCCCATTTCGTCGATGCCAGGCGTCGAGCGACTGTCGATTGATCTTCTAGTCGAAGCAGTGACGAACGCTGCCAAGCTGAAGATTCCCGCCGTGGCAATTTTCCCCGCGACAGACCCGGCACTGAAGAACGAGGACGCGACAGAGGCGGTGAACCCCAATAACCTGGTCTGTCGTGCCGTGCGAGCAATCAAAGCCGCGAAGCTGGATCTGGGCGTGATCTGCGACGTAGCACTCGATCCATACACGTCACACGGACAGGATGGTCTCGTCCGCGAGGGATATGTCGTCAACGACGAAACGCTCGAGATGCTGTGCCAGCAAGCCGTCGTCCAAGCCCAGGCGGGCTGCGATGTGATCGCGCCTTCCGACATGATGGATGGCCGAATTGGCGCCGTTCGCCGGGCTCTCGACCAGGCTGGATTCGATCATGTGCAGTTACTGGCGTACTCGGCAAAATATGCATCTGCCTTTTACGGCCCATTTCGCGATGCCGTCGGCTCGGCGACCAGCCTGGGGCAGGGTGACAAGCGAACGTATCAGATGGACCCCGCCAACACGGATGAATCACTGCGGGAAGTGGCGCTCGACATCGCGGAAGGGGCCGACATGATCATGGTGAAACCGGGCATGCCCTATCTGGACATTGTCCGGCGCGTGAAAGACACCTTCGGCATCCCCACATTCGCGTATCAGGTCAGCGGTGAGTACGCGATGATCGCGGCGGCGGCTCAGAATGGCTGGCTAGATCGCCGCAAAGCGATGCTCGAGAGTCTGCTCGCCTTCAAACGAGCCGGGGCCGATGGCGTGCTGACGTATTTCGCCGTCGAAACGGCTGAACTGCTGCAGGCGAGCACATGA
- a CDS encoding transglutaminase-like domain-containing protein: MQMSHNRWLMATAICGAVVIQLVLSGFVTAAEQNEKKPAREETWNVIYLSGHRIGYGQSVVENLQQDGVAIVRTSAKVHMRLKRFDQTLVINQLQMTEETAAGELRMFRLEETNPPAKPKITSGVVEGNQLTLTTEVNGKATKVTRPWKKEVKSPTYQDRLIKDNPMKPGEIRTFDVFFPEFAQVGKVTLKGQQYEDTKLLDNTTQKLFKVSCTHTLMPGVPTDSYLDKDGETVKVSTSVLGSAMESFLVSQTEALKVIQGAELDLSLSTVVKVQPILKVHDTKRAVYRITITGQDPSLIIPAGDTQSIKKLDKETAELTVVSLPIPATAKVGQVAGEFLESSQYLQRDDERVKRHANQAAGDATDPAEIARRMEKYVQRKLDRKNFSTAMASAAEVAQSLEGDCTEHSVLLAAMLRAKGIPSRVAVGMVYSDQLFAFVGHMWTEVSLDGKWIPLDATLGHGGIGAIHIKLADSSLTDNGPPALSSFLPLMQVIGKLKIDVVKSE, from the coding sequence ATGCAGATGTCGCACAATCGCTGGCTGATGGCTACCGCCATTTGCGGTGCCGTCGTTATTCAGTTAGTGCTTTCGGGTTTCGTGACGGCTGCTGAACAGAATGAGAAAAAGCCCGCCCGTGAAGAAACGTGGAATGTGATCTACCTCAGCGGCCATCGGATTGGATATGGCCAGTCGGTCGTAGAAAACCTTCAACAGGATGGCGTTGCGATCGTGCGAACGTCGGCGAAAGTCCACATGAGACTCAAACGGTTCGATCAAACGCTGGTGATCAATCAGCTGCAAATGACCGAAGAAACCGCGGCAGGTGAGTTGAGAATGTTCCGACTGGAGGAAACCAACCCCCCTGCCAAGCCGAAAATTACGAGTGGTGTCGTTGAGGGGAATCAACTGACGCTGACCACTGAGGTGAATGGAAAAGCGACGAAGGTGACTCGGCCTTGGAAGAAAGAGGTCAAATCACCGACCTATCAGGACCGGCTCATCAAGGACAATCCGATGAAGCCGGGCGAAATCCGAACTTTTGACGTGTTTTTTCCCGAATTTGCCCAGGTCGGAAAAGTGACGCTGAAAGGTCAGCAATATGAAGACACAAAACTCCTGGATAATACCACGCAAAAACTCTTTAAGGTGAGTTGCACTCATACTTTGATGCCCGGCGTCCCGACGGACAGCTACTTGGACAAAGACGGTGAAACCGTCAAAGTTTCCACCAGCGTCCTGGGCTCGGCGATGGAATCGTTTCTCGTGTCGCAGACCGAGGCCTTGAAGGTGATTCAGGGGGCAGAGCTTGATCTGTCGCTCAGTACGGTCGTCAAAGTTCAGCCGATTTTGAAAGTACACGACACCAAACGTGCCGTCTACCGCATCACGATCACCGGCCAGGATCCGTCACTGATCATCCCGGCCGGCGACACGCAGTCAATCAAGAAGCTCGACAAGGAGACGGCAGAGCTGACGGTGGTTTCGCTGCCGATTCCCGCCACGGCCAAGGTGGGGCAAGTGGCAGGTGAGTTTCTAGAATCGTCGCAATATCTGCAGCGTGATGACGAGCGTGTGAAACGCCATGCGAATCAGGCTGCGGGTGATGCGACCGATCCCGCTGAAATCGCGCGTCGGATGGAAAAGTACGTTCAGCGTAAACTCGACAGAAAGAATTTCTCGACGGCCATGGCGTCTGCCGCCGAAGTCGCTCAATCACTGGAAGGTGATTGCACAGAGCATTCTGTCCTTCTGGCTGCGATGCTCAGGGCGAAAGGGATTCCTTCACGCGTCGCCGTGGGGATGGTGTACTCGGATCAGTTGTTCGCGTTCGTTGGTCACATGTGGACCGAAGTGAGTCTGGACGGCAAATGGATTCCACTCGATGCGACCTTGGGCCATGGCGGCATTGGTGCAATCCATATCAAGTTGGCGGACAGCAGCCTGACCGACAATGGTCCTCCTGCCCTCAGCAGCTTCCTGCCACTGATGCAGGTCATCGGCAAATTGAAAATTGATGTCGTAAAATCCGAATAA
- a CDS encoding DUF1501 domain-containing protein: MSASEVMPDADGVSRRDFLRAGSLTVVGLTGAARAAALTGGTSRRAIFILMTGGASQLETFDPKPEAPASIRGPFKSIETSIPGVRFGESLPGLARRADQLCVIRSLNHDAAPIHETGMQLLQTGQLSFGPAQFPNWSSVVAQNVDARNGAPVSVVLPQPLFDTGVSTYRGQSAGVLGTDWNPLTISAEPDEEPESIQRLYGHSSFGRKLLQARQLVERGTRCVTVNLFDSLRNQMTWDCHGDRNCGPATLFDYQDRLCPEFDRALSGLLDDLGQRGLLDDTLVVVTGEFGRTPHVNENMGRDHWPSCWSAVVAGGKVPGGLVIGASDAMAREPIERPVVPGELTSTLLNWFGVDTSQTVEIDGKSIPLITDAPLSELLGSSTRQPALV, encoded by the coding sequence ATGTCGGCAAGTGAAGTCATGCCCGACGCGGATGGCGTATCGCGCCGTGACTTCCTGCGCGCTGGCAGTCTGACTGTCGTGGGATTAACTGGTGCGGCTCGGGCGGCCGCCTTGACCGGCGGTACCAGCCGACGCGCGATCTTCATCTTGATGACCGGCGGTGCCAGCCAACTGGAAACGTTTGATCCCAAGCCCGAGGCGCCCGCCAGCATTCGCGGGCCGTTCAAGTCGATCGAAACTTCGATTCCCGGCGTGCGGTTTGGTGAATCGTTACCCGGGCTGGCTCGCCGAGCGGATCAACTCTGCGTGATTCGCTCGCTCAACCATGATGCGGCACCGATTCATGAAACGGGAATGCAGTTGCTGCAAACGGGCCAGTTGTCTTTTGGCCCGGCGCAGTTTCCGAACTGGAGCAGCGTGGTCGCTCAGAATGTCGATGCCCGCAACGGTGCGCCGGTCAGCGTCGTATTGCCTCAACCATTGTTCGATACTGGTGTTTCGACCTATCGCGGACAATCCGCAGGGGTTCTGGGAACCGATTGGAATCCGCTCACAATCTCTGCGGAGCCCGACGAAGAACCCGAATCCATTCAGCGCCTGTACGGACACAGTTCATTTGGGCGAAAGCTGCTGCAGGCACGACAGCTCGTCGAGCGTGGCACTCGATGTGTCACGGTCAACCTGTTTGACTCACTTCGCAATCAAATGACTTGGGATTGCCACGGCGACAGAAATTGCGGACCAGCGACATTGTTCGATTACCAGGATCGACTGTGCCCGGAATTCGATCGTGCGCTTTCGGGGCTGCTTGACGATCTCGGTCAGCGCGGATTGCTCGACGACACTCTGGTTGTTGTGACCGGCGAATTTGGTCGGACCCCGCATGTGAACGAGAACATGGGACGCGATCATTGGCCGTCGTGCTGGTCGGCCGTGGTGGCTGGTGGCAAGGTGCCGGGTGGATTGGTGATTGGCGCCAGCGATGCGATGGCACGTGAGCCGATCGAACGTCCTGTTGTACCGGGCGAACTCACTTCGACCCTGTTGAACTGGTTCGGTGTTGATACCTCGCAAACGGTCGAAATCGACGGCAAATCGATTCCATTAATCACCGATGCCCCACTGTCCGAACTGTTGGGCTCATCGACCCGGCAGCCCGCGTTGGTGTGA
- a CDS encoding glutathione peroxidase, whose protein sequence is MRLLTACLFAATAVALTSISATADEKGAKVLDHRMKAIDGKEVNLAEKYKGKVLLVVNVASACGLTKQYTQLEALQDKYHSKGLDVVGFPCNQFAGQEPGNDAEIVKFCKAKYNVSFDLFSKIEVNGPDAAPIYKQLTNGKDISWNFEKFVIGRNGEVVARFEPKTLPDAPEVIQAIEAELAKPAK, encoded by the coding sequence ATGAGACTGCTCACCGCGTGCCTGTTCGCCGCCACCGCTGTCGCCCTGACATCGATTTCGGCTACCGCTGATGAAAAGGGTGCGAAAGTGCTCGACCATAGGATGAAAGCGATCGACGGCAAAGAAGTGAATCTCGCCGAGAAGTACAAAGGCAAAGTATTGCTCGTCGTGAATGTCGCCAGTGCGTGCGGGCTGACGAAGCAATACACGCAACTCGAAGCGTTGCAGGACAAATACCACAGCAAAGGACTCGACGTCGTCGGCTTCCCTTGTAATCAGTTTGCAGGCCAAGAACCGGGCAACGACGCCGAAATCGTCAAGTTCTGCAAGGCCAAGTACAACGTCTCGTTCGATCTATTCTCGAAGATCGAAGTCAACGGACCAGACGCCGCTCCGATCTACAAACAACTGACCAACGGCAAAGACATTAGCTGGAATTTCGAGAAGTTCGTGATCGGCCGCAACGGTGAAGTCGTCGCCCGTTTCGAGCCAAAGACCTTGCCCGATGCTCCTGAAGTGATTCAAGCCATCGAAGCCGAACTGGCAAAGCCCGCGAAATGA
- a CDS encoding SDR family oxidoreductase, with protein sequence MILDLFKLDGRVALVTGASRGLGQAMAVGLAQAGADIVGVGRSTDWSEIETPVREAGRKFWGFSADLSLPADREGLVDRIVEQTGRVDILVNNAGISHRHPPEEYPMSEWHQLMEVHLHASFDLSQQVAKFMLKRGRGKIINIGSVMTFEGGLNIPAYAAAKHALAGLTKSLANSWAKSGINVNCICPGYFETTLSHVLQRDPVRGPQILDRIPAGRWGQPEELAGLCVFLASDASNYMHGSTVAIDGGWLSR encoded by the coding sequence ATGATTCTCGATCTATTTAAACTCGACGGGCGTGTGGCACTCGTGACGGGCGCCAGCCGGGGACTTGGGCAAGCGATGGCGGTGGGATTGGCGCAAGCCGGCGCAGACATCGTCGGTGTCGGCCGGTCGACCGATTGGAGCGAGATCGAAACGCCCGTTCGTGAAGCCGGCCGTAAATTTTGGGGATTCTCGGCGGATCTTAGTTTGCCAGCTGATCGAGAAGGGCTGGTCGATCGCATCGTCGAACAGACTGGCCGGGTGGACATCCTGGTCAATAATGCAGGAATCTCGCACAGACATCCTCCCGAAGAATATCCGATGTCCGAATGGCACCAACTGATGGAAGTCCACTTGCACGCCTCGTTCGATCTCTCGCAACAAGTGGCGAAGTTCATGTTGAAACGCGGACGCGGAAAGATCATCAATATTGGATCGGTGATGACGTTTGAAGGGGGATTGAATATTCCCGCTTACGCCGCCGCCAAGCATGCGCTGGCCGGGTTGACCAAGTCCCTGGCCAACTCGTGGGCCAAAAGTGGAATTAACGTCAACTGCATCTGTCCGGGCTATTTCGAAACAACGCTCTCGCACGTTCTGCAACGCGATCCCGTAAGAGGCCCACAGATCCTCGATCGCATTCCCGCTGGACGCTGGGGACAACCGGAAGAGCTCGCCGGACTCTGCGTGTTTCTGGCGTCTGACGCGTCCAACTACATGCACGGCAGTACCGTCGCCATCGATGGCGGATGGCTTTCGCGCTAA
- a CDS encoding DEAD/DEAH box helicase: MTPTRRSRNGQTKTNGAASQRLETARAEVRSRVPRIKRFDELDLKDRLSHLTLDGAKKLLGSNATKLIMAGAKLDLSPKDHVYLGKDLFRLTVPSEGRRPAAIVTITLMASALDRLHMRCTRCSQPCEHLGAALSMILEEKTALGLAVAPEAPDISQNPASEEEQIAVALAEREERARAEQMKIQSSDRSIPWTDYTVTSTLSGKTYRVALRGPKPGDSYCSCPDFRTNTLGTCKHILHTLGKVRRRLGAELLAMPYLQKSICIALRYDRELELRILLPSKLDDEANSIIGKLRDQPIDDLHDLLKRVRHLERSRHEVTIYPDAEEFIQQRLFQDKISERIAEIRRSPKSHPLRTELLKTELLPYQLDGIAFAVGAGRAILADEMGLGKTIQGIGVAELFARETDIKKVLVVTPASLKSQWRNEIERFSGRNVQLIGGSSSERSTQYANEAFFTICNYEQVLRDILNIERVDWDLIVLDEGQRIKNWESKTTRMVKGLRSRFALVLTGTPLENRLDDLYSVVQFIDDRRLGPGFRFFHRHRVVDERGKVLGYRNLTDLRQTLAPILLRRTRASVKQQLPPRTDEIVRIPPTQEQLDMSNGHLQNVSRIVAKKFLTEMDLLALQRELLLCRMTADSTYLVNKEAPGFSSKLERLNELLESLFEEEGRKAVVFSEWTTMLNLIEPLLHKRKLKYVRLDGSVPQKQRQAIVHQFQTEPDCQLFLTTNAGSTGLNLQAANTVINVDLPWNPAVLEQRIARAYRMGQKRPVDVYVLVTEQTLEERLLGTLAAKHELALAALDAESDIDEVHLETGLAELKRRLEVLIGAKPEAIVDESSRRNETESIERNAQSERVSAAGGQLLASAINFLSEMIPARPDTDASRAMAGTIKQGLSDFIQRDEQGQLKLSFAVPDAAILDRLAESLAKLLIK; this comes from the coding sequence ATGACGCCTACTCGCCGCAGTCGCAATGGTCAAACAAAAACGAACGGAGCGGCCTCACAGCGTTTGGAAACAGCTCGTGCCGAAGTGCGGTCACGAGTTCCTCGAATCAAGCGATTTGACGAATTGGATCTGAAAGATCGCCTGTCACATTTGACGCTTGACGGTGCAAAAAAACTGCTCGGATCAAATGCGACAAAGCTCATTATGGCGGGTGCGAAACTGGACTTGTCGCCCAAGGATCATGTCTATTTGGGCAAAGATTTGTTTCGACTCACCGTCCCCAGTGAAGGTCGTCGACCGGCAGCAATCGTGACGATCACGTTGATGGCCTCGGCCCTTGATCGACTGCACATGCGATGCACGAGATGTTCACAACCGTGCGAGCATCTGGGCGCGGCGTTGTCGATGATCCTGGAGGAAAAGACGGCATTGGGTCTGGCCGTTGCACCTGAGGCCCCGGACATCAGTCAGAATCCCGCTTCGGAAGAAGAACAGATTGCCGTCGCTCTGGCGGAACGAGAAGAACGTGCCCGCGCCGAACAAATGAAGATTCAATCGAGCGATCGTTCAATCCCCTGGACTGACTACACCGTCACATCGACGCTGTCCGGCAAGACGTATCGAGTGGCCCTGCGCGGGCCGAAACCAGGCGATTCGTATTGTTCGTGTCCCGACTTTCGTACGAATACGTTGGGAACCTGTAAGCACATCCTGCACACGCTTGGCAAGGTGCGTCGACGCCTGGGCGCCGAACTCCTGGCGATGCCTTATCTCCAGAAATCGATCTGCATCGCACTGAGGTATGACCGCGAACTCGAATTGCGCATCTTGTTGCCATCTAAGCTGGACGACGAAGCCAATAGCATCATTGGCAAACTGCGGGACCAGCCGATCGACGACCTGCACGATCTGCTGAAGCGGGTGCGCCATCTGGAGCGCAGCAGGCATGAGGTGACGATCTATCCAGACGCCGAAGAATTTATTCAGCAGCGACTCTTCCAAGATAAGATCTCGGAACGAATCGCCGAGATTCGTCGAAGCCCTAAGTCACATCCGCTACGTACCGAATTGCTGAAAACGGAGTTACTCCCGTATCAGCTCGATGGGATCGCGTTTGCCGTCGGAGCCGGCCGGGCGATTCTTGCGGACGAAATGGGACTCGGTAAAACGATCCAGGGAATCGGGGTCGCGGAGCTGTTTGCACGTGAAACCGATATCAAGAAAGTGCTGGTCGTTACCCCCGCATCGCTCAAATCGCAATGGCGAAACGAAATCGAACGATTCTCTGGCCGCAACGTGCAATTAATCGGCGGGTCGTCGAGTGAACGATCAACGCAGTATGCCAACGAAGCTTTCTTCACGATCTGCAACTACGAACAAGTGCTGCGCGACATCCTGAATATCGAACGCGTCGACTGGGATCTAATCGTGCTGGATGAAGGCCAGCGAATCAAGAACTGGGAAAGTAAGACCACCCGCATGGTTAAGGGATTGCGATCTCGGTTTGCCCTCGTCCTGACGGGAACACCACTTGAGAATCGACTGGATGATTTGTACTCGGTGGTGCAGTTCATCGATGATCGTCGCCTGGGCCCCGGATTCCGCTTTTTCCATCGGCACCGCGTCGTCGATGAACGAGGAAAAGTTCTGGGTTACAGGAATCTGACGGATCTGCGACAGACACTCGCGCCCATCCTGCTTCGCCGAACACGTGCGTCCGTGAAACAACAGTTGCCGCCACGCACCGACGAAATTGTTCGCATTCCACCCACCCAAGAACAATTGGACATGTCGAATGGGCACCTGCAAAACGTGTCGCGTATCGTCGCGAAAAAGTTCCTGACCGAGATGGATTTGCTGGCACTGCAGCGCGAACTGCTGCTATGCCGAATGACCGCCGACAGCACCTACCTGGTCAACAAAGAGGCCCCGGGATTTTCCAGCAAACTCGAACGACTCAACGAATTGCTCGAATCGCTTTTTGAAGAAGAAGGCCGCAAAGCCGTCGTCTTCTCAGAGTGGACCACGATGCTCAATCTGATCGAACCACTGCTCCACAAACGAAAACTGAAGTACGTGCGACTGGATGGATCGGTACCGCAGAAGCAACGCCAGGCGATTGTTCATCAATTTCAGACCGAGCCAGATTGCCAGCTCTTCCTGACGACGAACGCTGGGTCTACGGGTCTGAATCTGCAAGCCGCCAATACCGTCATCAATGTCGATCTCCCGTGGAACCCGGCGGTACTCGAACAACGAATTGCGCGAGCTTATCGCATGGGACAAAAACGTCCTGTCGATGTCTATGTTCTCGTCACCGAACAGACGCTCGAAGAACGCCTCCTCGGAACCCTTGCCGCAAAACATGAATTGGCACTCGCGGCGCTCGATGCAGAATCCGATATCGACGAGGTCCATCTCGAAACGGGCCTTGCAGAATTGAAGAGGCGCCTGGAAGTTCTCATCGGGGCCAAACCAGAAGCCATCGTTGACGAGAGCAGTCGTCGAAACGAAACAGAATCCATTGAACGAAATGCTCAAAGTGAACGCGTCTCAGCGGCCGGGGGGCAACTGCTGGCAAGTGCGATCAACTTCCTGAGTGAGATGATTCCCGCCCGCCCCGACACCGATGCATCCCGCGCCATGGCAGGGACCATCAAGCAGGGACTTTCGGATTTCATCCAACGTGATGAACAAGGACAGCTCAAACTCAGTTTCGCGGTTCCCGACGCGGCGATCTTGGACCGCCTGGCAGAATCGCTGGCAAAGCTGCTCATCAAGTAG
- the rfbD gene encoding dTDP-4-dehydrorhamnose reductase — MRVAVIGAMGQLGSALVDQLGSKAISLGRTDIDITNANNIWSTLDHERPDVVVNCAAYNFVDKAETEREAAMLVNRRGPGFLADYCRERDLKFIHISTDYVYDGRNGQQPWTEQDEASPISTYACSKHAGEQLVRTHCPRHFVVRTCGLYGRASAKGKGNFVETILRLAKERPELRVVGDQLCTPTSTLNLASALIDLMQTDAYGLYHATNSGSCSWADFATEIIRYNGLNSKVVSITTEEYGARARRPTYSVLDCSKLTGAINWAMPPWRDALTRYLSDRDRRHGS; from the coding sequence ATGCGCGTCGCCGTCATTGGAGCCATGGGGCAGTTGGGAAGTGCGCTGGTCGACCAGTTGGGGTCGAAGGCGATTTCGCTGGGTCGCACCGACATCGACATCACGAATGCCAACAACATATGGAGTACACTTGACCATGAACGGCCGGATGTCGTGGTCAATTGCGCCGCGTACAACTTTGTCGACAAGGCAGAGACGGAACGTGAAGCCGCGATGCTGGTCAATCGCCGTGGCCCTGGTTTCCTGGCGGACTATTGCCGTGAACGCGATTTGAAATTCATCCACATCAGCACCGACTACGTCTACGACGGACGGAACGGACAGCAGCCGTGGACGGAACAGGACGAAGCCTCACCCATCAGCACGTATGCCTGCAGCAAACATGCGGGCGAACAACTGGTCCGAACACATTGCCCGCGACACTTTGTCGTGCGGACGTGCGGCCTGTACGGGCGAGCATCCGCGAAAGGAAAAGGAAACTTTGTCGAAACGATCCTGCGACTGGCCAAAGAACGACCTGAACTACGAGTCGTCGGCGACCAGCTCTGCACGCCAACATCGACATTGAACCTGGCCTCGGCGTTGATTGATTTGATGCAGACCGACGCCTACGGACTGTACCATGCCACGAATTCCGGAAGCTGTTCGTGGGCGGATTTTGCAACAGAAATCATTCGCTACAACGGACTCAACTCGAAAGTCGTTTCCATCACGACCGAAGAGTACGGAGCACGTGCACGTCGACCGACGTACAGTGTCCTAGACTGCTCAAAACTGACGGGTGCCATCAATTGGGCCATGCCACCTTGGCGCGACGCCCTGACGCGATACCTGTCAGACCGAGATCGCCGTCACGGTTCGTAA